A region from the Rosa rugosa chromosome 6, drRosRugo1.1, whole genome shotgun sequence genome encodes:
- the LOC133715507 gene encoding tubulin-folding cofactor D, translated as MAGLAPKKQKEKEESESAVAVAVGEEEDDEYGAKEAVLQKYFLQEWKLVKSILDDIVSHKRVSDPSAPHKIRSIMDKYQEQGQLVEPYLESIVSPLMFIVRSKTVELGVASNKILQVIKPICIIIYSLVTVCGYKAVVRFFPHQVSDLELAVSLLEKCHHTTSVSSLRQESTGEMEAKCVILLWLSILVLVPFDISTVDTSIANNSNLGKLEPAPLVLRITGISKDYLSNAGPMRTIAALLLSKLLTRPDMPKAFSSFVEWTHEVLSSLTDDVMNHFRLLGALEALAAIFKAGGRKLLLDVVPIVWDDISLLIKSSYAAKSPLLRKYLMKLTQRIGLTCLPHRSPSWRYVGKTNSLGENISLSASGKAGECNDATNAKDLNSEPSSTCVEDEEMDVPEIVEEIIEMLLTGLRDTDTVVRWSAAKGIGRTTSRLTAALSEEVLSSVLELFSPGEGDGSWHGGCLALAELARRGLLLPVSLPKVVPVVVKALHYDIRRGPHSVGSHVRDAAAYVCWAFGRAYYHTDMRNILDQLAPHLLTVACYDREVNCRRAAAAAFQENVGRQGSYPHGIDIVNTADYFSLSSRANSYVHVAVSIAQYEGYLYPFVDELLYNKICHWEKGLRELAAEALSSLVKYDPEYFANYALEKIIPCTLSSDLCMRHGATLATGELVLALHQCDYALSADKQKRVAGVVPAIAKARLYRGKGGEIMRSAVSRFIECISVSSVSLPEKIKRSLLDTLNENLRHPNSQIQDAAVKALKHFVQAYLIAADVGGASITSKYLELLTDPNVAVRRGSALAIGVLPCKLLANRWKDVLLKLCNSCAIEDNPDDRDAEARVNAVKGLVSVCEALTQEKEHSGVQLIEDDMSLFLLIKDRIMTALLKALDDYSVDNRGDVGSWVREAAMNGLERCTYILCKRDSIGLSGRSGGIDSAIELAPNADNHQLHLLFDANLATSIVGGICKQAVEKMDKLREAAAKVLQRILYNNVAYVEHIPHRKKLEEIVPNEADLKWGVPTFSYPRFVQLLQFGCYSRSVVSGLVISIGGLQDSLRKASLTALLEYLQVVKSEDQNEKSREYMLSTDMLWVLEHYRRCDRVIVPLLKTIEILFSKRIFLTMESQTVVFCAGALDSLEVELKGSKDFSKLYAGIAILGYIASVSDSINSRAFSQLLRFLGHRYPKIRKASAEQVYLVLLQNEGLVAEDKIDKALEIISETCWEGDTEAAKLQRFELYDMAGLDTDQIRKTSNRVSTGNRSATITDENASYSSLVDSSGF; from the exons ATGGCAGGCTTAGCCCCAAAGAAgcagaaggagaaggaagagtCGGAGTCGGCAGTTGCAGTTGCAGtgggtgaagaagaagacgacgagTACGGCGCAAAGGAGGCAGTGCTCCAAAAGTACTTCCTTCAAGAATGGAAGCTCGTCAAGTCCATCTTAGACGACATCGTTTCGCACAAGCGCGTCTCCGATCCCTCCGCTCCCCACAAGATCCGATCCAtt ATGGACAAGTATCAAGAACAGGGTCAATTGGTCGAGCCTTACCTGGAGAGCATTGTTTCTCCGCTCATGTTTATCGTCCGCTCTAAGACAGTTGAATTAGGAGTGGCTTCAAACAAGATTCTTCAAGTAATTAAGCCTATATGCATCATCATTTACTCTCTGGTCACAGTTTGCGGGTACAAGGCCGTCGTCAGGTTCTTCCCGCATCAGGTTTCAGACTTGGAACTTGCTGTGTCTCTCTTGGAGAAGTGCCACCACACAACTTCAGTATCATCGTTGCGGCAGGAAAGTACAGGAGAGATGGAGGCCAAATGCGTGATACTTTTGTGGCTCTCTATACTTGTGTTGGTTCCGTTTGATATCTCCACTGTTGATACTAGCATTGCAAACAACAGTAATCTTGGTAAACTAGAGCCAGCTCCGCTGGTATTGAGAATAACAGGGATATCTAAGGATTACCTTTCAAATGCTGGTCCGATGCGCACTATAGCTGCTTTGCTGCTCTCAAAGCTTCTAACACGTCCAGACATGCCAAAGGCCTTTTCCAG CTTCGTTGAATGGACACATGAAGTCCTATCTTCTCTCACAGATGATGTCATGAATCACTTTCGCTTACTTGGAGCTTTAGAAGCCCTGGCTGCTATATTCaag GCTGGTGGGCGGAAACTCTTGCTTGATGTGGTTCCTATTGTCTGGGATGACATCTCATTGTTGATCAAGTCTAGCTATGCAGCTAAGAGTCCATTGCTTCGCAAGTATCTGATGAAATTAACTCAGAGGATAGGGCTTACTTGCCTCCCTCATCGTTCACCTTCCTGGCGCTATGTG GGAAAAACAAACTCGCTGGGAGAGAACATTTCTTTGTCTGCATCAGGGAAAGCTGGCGAATGCAATGATGCTACAAATGCCAAGGATTTAAACTCAGAACCAAGTTCAACTTGCGTGGAAGATGAAGAAATGGATGTTCCAGAAATTGTAGAGGAGATTATTGAGATGTTACTCACTGGACTGAGAGATACG GACACTGTTGTACGTTGGTCTGCTGCAAAAGGTATTGGTCGCACTACTTCACGTCTTACAGCTGCCCTTTCAGAGGAGGTCCTATCATCTGTTTTGGAGCTGTTTTCGCCAGGCGAG gGTGATGGGTCATGGCATGGAGGTTGCTTAGCTTTGGCTGAATTGGCACGCAGAGGATTGCTCTTACCTGTCAGCCTTCCTAAAGTTGTACCTGTTGTTGTGAAG GCGCTACATTATGATATTCGAAGAGGTCCACACAGTGTTGGATCTCATGTACGAGATGCTGCAGCTTATGTTTGTTGGGCTTTTGGCCGTGCATACTATCATACGGATATGAGAAATATATTGGATCAGCTTGCGCCACACCTTCTAACAGTGGCCTGCTATGACCGTGAG GTTAATTGTAGaagagcagcagcagcagcttttCAGGAAAATGTTGGGAGACAGGGTAGTTACCCTCATGGAATTGACATAGTGAACACTGCAGACTATTTTTCACTTTCTTCACGAGCAAACTCTTATGTTCATGTTGCTGTCTCTATCGCTCAATATGAGGGATATCTTTATCCCTTTGTGGATGAGCTACTGTATAACAAAATTTGTCACTGG GAAAAAGGCTTAAGAGAACTTGCTGCCGAGGCTCTCTCTTCTCTTGTTAAATATGATCCTGAATATTTTGCAAACTATGCTTTGGAGAAAATAATTCCTTGTACTCTCTCATCTGATCTGTGCATGCGCCATGGAGCGACACTGGCAACTGGAGAACTTGTTCTAGCACTACATCAATGTGATTATGCTCTTTCCGCTG ATAAACAAAAACGTGTTGCTGGTGTTGTACCTGCTATTGCGAAAGCACGCCTTTATCGCGGGAAAGGTGGAGAGATTATGCGCTCAGCTGTTTCCCGCTTCATAGAATGTATATCTGTATCTTCTGTGTCGTTACCGGAAAAGATAAAGCGCAGTTTGCTTGATACTCTTAATGAGAACTTGAGACATCCTAATTCTCAGATTCAG GATGCAGCAGTTAAAGCTCTGAAGCACTTTGTGCAAGCATATCTAATTGCTGCAGATGTTGGAGGTGCTAGTATAACATCAAAGTACCTGGAACTGTTGACTGATCCAAATGTGGCTGTAAGAAGAGGATCAGCATTGGCAATAGGTGTTTTGCCCTGCAAACTTCTTGCCAATAGGTGGAAGGATGTGCTTCTGAAGCTTTGTAACTCTTGTGCAATTGAG GACAACCCTGATGATAGAGATGCGGAAGCACGAGTAAATGCAGTCAAAGGGCTTGTTTCAGTATGTGAAGCATTAACTCAGGAGAAGGAGCATTCTGGAGTCCAATTGATCGAGGATGACATGTCTTTGTTCCTTCTTATCAAGGATAGAATAATGACAGCTTTATTGAAAGCTCTCGATGACTATTCTGTGGATAACAGAGGTGATGTGGGTTCTTGGGTCCGCGAGGCTGCTATGAATGGCCTTGAGAGATGTACATATATCCTGTGCAAGAGAGATTCTATTGGTCTGAGTGGAAGATCAGGTGGAATCGATTCTGCAATTGAGCTGGCGCCCAATGCTGACAATCACCAGTTACATTTGTTGTTTGATGCAAATCTTGCTACCAGTATAGTTGGGGGAATATGTAAGCAAGCTGTAGAGAAGATGGATAAACTGAGAGAAGCAGCTGCAAAGGTGCTACAGAGAATTTTGTACAATAATGTAGCTTACGTCGAACATATACCACACAGGAAAAAGTTGGAAGAAATTGTTCCTAATGAAGCTGACTTAAAGTGGGGG GTACCAACCTTTTCGTATCCTCGTTTTGTGCAATTGCTTCAGTTTGGCTGTTATAGCAGATCAGTGGTATCTGGGTTAGTTATCTCTATTGGTGGGTTGCAAGATTCTTTGAGGAAGGCATCACTCACAGCATTGTTAGAGTATCTTCAAGTGGTAAAAAGTGAAGACCAGAATGAAAAGTCCAGAGAGTATATGCTGTCTACTGACATGCTTTGGGTTCTCGAACACTATAGGAGATGTGACAGAGTCATTGTACCTTTATTGAAG ACCATCGAGATTCTTTTCAGCAAAAGGATATTCTTGACTATGGAG AGTCAAACAGTTGTTTTCTGTGCTGGTGCTTTGGATTCTCTGGAAGTTGAATTAAAAGGATCAAAGGACTTTTCGAAGCTATATGCGGGCATTGCAATACTTGGATATATAGCTTCAGTTTCAGATTCCATAAATAGTCGGGCCTTCTCTCAGCTTCTCCGTTTTCTAGGCCATCGTTACCCTAAG ATACGGAAAGCTTCTGCGGAACAAGTTTACCTTGTTCTCTTGCAAAATGAGGGTCTTGTGGCTGAAGACAAGATCGACAAAGCGCTTGAAATTATTTCAGAAACCTGCTGGGAAGGTGATACTGAAGCAGCAAAGCTCCAACGGTTCGAGTTATATGATATGGCTGGTCTTGACACAGATCAGATTCGTAAGACTAGTAACAGAGTATCAACTGGTAACAGAAGTGCAACAATCACCGATGAAAATGCATCTTATTCCTCGTTAGTCGACTCAAGTGGGTTCTGA
- the LOC133715031 gene encoding LOW QUALITY PROTEIN: xylulose 5-phosphate/phosphate translocator, chloroplastic (The sequence of the model RefSeq protein was modified relative to this genomic sequence to represent the inferred CDS: deleted 1 base in 1 codon), translating to MLTLNLNTPSITVTFSKSTHHYPINASPSSSPNTRFPTSSVLLHTPTKPFTRIHAHPFGFSSKPTSQIHGLNPKFPSLFSSKPRSQTPKASSASEANPNGDIEPTVPKPKVTTAQLSLIFGLWYFQNIVFNIYNKKALNVFPFPWLLASFQLFAGSVWMLILWSLKLQPCPKISKPFIVALLGPALFHTVGHISACVSFSKVAVSFTHVIKSAEPVFSVVFSSFLGETYPIQVWLSILPIVMGCSLAAVTEVTFNLQGLWGALISNVGFVLRNIYSKRSLQSFKEIDGLNLYGCISIISLFYLFPVAVLVEGSQWVQGYHRALASVGEPSTFYFWVLLSGVFYHLYNQSSYQALDEISPLTFSVGNTMKRVVVIVSTVLVFRNPVRPLNALGSAVAIFGTFLYSQATAKKKKEAEKKN from the exons ATGCTTACCCTGAATCTCAACACTCCTTCCATCACTGTCACTTTCTCCAAATCCACCCATCACTACCCCATCAATGCCTCCCCCTCTTCT TCCCCCAACACAAGATTCCCCACCTCATCTGTTCTCCTCCACACACCCACCAAGCCTTTCACCAGAATCCATGCCCACCCATTTGGATTCTCTTCAAAACCCACTTCCCAGATCCATGGTTTGAACCCAAAGTTCCCATCTTTGTTCTCCTCCAAACCCAGATCCCAAACCCCAAAAGCTTCTTCTGCTTCAGAAGCCAACCCCAATGGAGATATTGAACCCACAGTTCCAAAGCCTAAAGTCACAACCGCCCAGCTTTCCTTGATCTTTGGGCTCTGGTACTTCCAGAACATTGTCTTCAATATCTACAACAAGAAGGCACTGAATGTTTTCCCATTCCCATGGCTTCTGGCTTCCTTTCAGCTCTTTGCCGGGTCCGTCTGGATGTTGATCCTCTGGTCTCTGAAGCTCCAGCCATGCCCGAAAATCTCGAAACCGTTCATTGTTGCTCTCCTTGGCCCTGCATTGTTCCACACCGTAGGCCACATCTCGGCCTGCGTCTCATTCTCTAAGGTCGCTGTGTCCTTCACCCATGTCATCAAGTCTGCGGAGCCTGTCTTTTCGGTGGTGTTTTCGTCGTTCCTAGGGGAGACTTACCCCATACAGGTCTGGCTTTCGATTCTTCCTATTGTTATGGGTTGTTCTCTAGCTGCTGTTACTGAGGTGACATTCAATTTGCAAGGCCTGTGGGGGGCTTTAATTAGCAATGTGGGGTTTGTGTTGAGGAACATTTATTCGAAACGGAGCTTGCAGAGCTTTAAAGAAATAGATGGGTTGAATTTGTATGGTTGCATCAGTATAATTTCTCTGTTTTATTTGTTTCCTGTGGCGGTTTTGGTTGAAGGATCGCAATGGGTTCAAGGGTATCATAGAGCTTTAGCATCTGTGGGGGAACCATCCACATTTTACTTTTGGGTGTTGTTGTCCGGAGTGTTTTACCATCTGTATAACCAGTCGAGTTATCAGGCTCTTGATGAGATTAGCCCTTTGACATTCTCTGTTGGAAACACAATGAAGAGGGTGGTGGTGATTGTGTCTACTGTGTTGGTGTTCAGAAATCCAGTTAGACCTCTTAATGCACTTGGGTCCGCTGTGGCGATATTTGGGACATTCTTGTATTCTCAGGCAACAgctaagaagaaaaaggaagctGAAAAGAAGAATTAG
- the LOC133716452 gene encoding uncharacterized protein LOC133716452, whose product MFKTLFWNARGAGSGNFRSAIADLVKLHSIDVLAICEPRVQFSKACTTLNNLGFNDSRIVEAQGFSGGLWLLWNKNKTQVDFIDDNFQPISVKITIPGSPAWMLYVVYASPTHTSRASLWPYFDNLAAITNLPWMLIGDFNELVSSLDKKCGPFTGRFGGLRNWINRNALIDMGFKGSCYT is encoded by the coding sequence ATGTTTAAAACTCTCTTTTGGAATGCCAGAGGTGCAGGTAGTGGTAATTTTCGATCTGCTATTGCAGACCTTGTCAAGTTACATTCTATTGAtgttttagctatttgtgaacCTAGAGTGCAATTCTCAAAGGCCTGCACGACTCTTAATAAtcttggattcaatgactcaaGGATTGTTGAGGCTCAAGGTTTTTCTGGTGGCCTATGGCTCCTGTGGAATAAAAATAAGACTCAGGTTGACTTCATTGATGACAACTTCCAACCCATTTCTGTTAAAATCACTATTCCTGGCAGTCCTGCTTGGATGCTTTATGTGGTTTATGCTAGTCCAACCCACACTTCAAGGGCTTCTTTGTGGCCTTATTTTGATAATCTTGCTGCTATCACCAACCTCCCATGGATGCTAATTGGAGATTTTAATGAGCTGGTTTCTAGCTTAGATAAGAAATGTGGCCCTTTTACTGGAAGATTTGGTGGCTTAAGGAATTGGATTAACAGGAATGCTTTGATTGATATGGGTTTCAAGGGATCTTGTTACACCTAG